From the Bdellovibrio reynosensis genome, one window contains:
- the nirK gene encoding copper-containing nitrite reductase — protein sequence MKHSKLYCFILAGALGAAGCTGKNDEGGGRDQAWKATSVAIADDNENLDKLPVEEFKQVPPPQVPPPITRKAPARVKINLEVREYVGKIADGVEYTFWSFGGTVPGPMIRIREGDYVDFTLSNHPDSKLPHNIDLHAVTGAGGGAEGSFTAPGHSSTFSFRALNPGLYIYHCATAPVGMHIANGMYGLIFVEPKEGLPKVDKEFYVVQGDFYTKGKFGERGLQAFDMEKAIKEQPDYVVFNGAVGALTDKGKLEAKLGESVRIFFGNGGPNLSSSFHLIGEIFDNVFQEGGTKVTQKNVQTTMVPAGGSAIVEFRMDTPGNFILVDHAIFRAFNKGALGMLTVPGEHNTKIYTGKTKDAVYLPEGQNIVPIAQEQKIDPPAGDSLEARMKAGEIVYKQNCLACHQANGEGVPNAFPPVAKSDFLMADKGRAIKVVANGLQGQITVNGKTYNSVMPALGLSDDDIANVVTYVRNSFGNKGDLVTLDQVKKFKK from the coding sequence ATGAAACACAGTAAACTTTATTGTTTCATTTTAGCAGGCGCATTGGGTGCTGCGGGATGTACAGGGAAAAACGATGAAGGCGGCGGACGTGACCAAGCTTGGAAGGCTACTTCAGTTGCGATTGCTGACGATAACGAAAACTTAGATAAACTTCCGGTTGAGGAATTTAAACAAGTACCTCCACCACAGGTTCCACCGCCTATCACCAGGAAGGCCCCAGCTCGCGTTAAAATTAATTTAGAAGTGCGCGAGTATGTTGGCAAAATCGCTGACGGTGTAGAATACACTTTCTGGTCATTCGGTGGCACAGTGCCAGGCCCAATGATTCGTATTCGTGAAGGGGACTATGTTGACTTCACCTTATCAAATCACCCCGATAGCAAACTTCCTCACAACATTGACTTGCATGCGGTGACTGGTGCAGGTGGTGGTGCTGAAGGATCTTTCACTGCGCCGGGGCATTCATCGACTTTTTCTTTTAGAGCACTAAATCCAGGTCTTTATATTTATCACTGCGCGACAGCTCCAGTAGGTATGCATATCGCAAACGGAATGTATGGTCTGATCTTTGTTGAACCTAAAGAAGGTTTACCAAAAGTGGATAAAGAGTTCTATGTCGTACAAGGGGACTTTTATACTAAAGGTAAGTTCGGTGAACGCGGGCTTCAAGCCTTTGACATGGAAAAAGCAATCAAAGAACAACCTGACTATGTCGTCTTCAATGGCGCTGTAGGTGCTTTGACTGATAAAGGTAAACTAGAGGCCAAATTAGGTGAATCTGTCCGTATCTTCTTTGGTAACGGCGGACCTAATCTATCTTCTTCTTTCCACTTAATCGGGGAAATCTTTGATAACGTTTTCCAAGAGGGTGGAACTAAGGTTACTCAAAAGAACGTTCAAACTACTATGGTTCCTGCTGGTGGATCGGCGATTGTTGAATTCCGCATGGATACTCCTGGAAACTTCATCCTTGTGGATCACGCGATCTTCCGCGCCTTCAATAAAGGGGCACTGGGTATGTTAACTGTGCCAGGGGAACACAATACTAAGATTTACACTGGTAAAACTAAGGACGCTGTTTACCTTCCTGAAGGTCAAAACATCGTACCTATCGCCCAAGAACAAAAGATCGACCCACCTGCCGGAGATTCCTTGGAAGCTCGTATGAAAGCAGGGGAGATCGTATATAAACAAAACTGCTTAGCGTGCCACCAAGCAAACGGTGAAGGCGTACCAAATGCATTCCCACCAGTTGCGAAATCAGATTTCTTAATGGCTGATAAAGGACGCGCGATCAAGGTTGTTGCAAATGGTCTTCAAGGTCAAATTACTGTTAACGGCAAAACTTATAACAGCGTGATGCCAGCGTTGGGACTTTCTGATGACGACATCGCTAACGTTGTAACTTATGTAAGAAACAGTTTTGGTAATAAAGGTGACCTGGTCACTTTAGATCAGGTGAAAAAGTTTAAAAAATGA
- a CDS encoding formylglycine-generating enzyme family protein, whose product MIQLILFVILKLAFAQQTLVPGGNFEPLFQDKGEEAVSIPALQVDKYPVTNDQFLKFLKKNPNWQKSQVTPVVADSNYLKKWTADLAFPPGIAKYPVVHVSWFAARAYCKSQGGRLPTILEWEYFSDSQNPAHEAETLKWYAKGQEQMRVVGKSKPNKYGLHDTSGLIWEWVDDFSSAIMSSDSREGTKRDMFCGGASVGSKNPKLYAAFMRYALRSSLKANYNTSSLGFRCVKDVKETQ is encoded by the coding sequence ATGATTCAACTCATCCTGTTCGTGATCTTAAAACTAGCGTTTGCCCAACAAACGCTAGTTCCCGGCGGAAACTTTGAGCCTCTTTTTCAGGATAAAGGGGAAGAGGCGGTTTCAATCCCTGCACTTCAAGTGGATAAATATCCCGTCACTAACGATCAGTTCTTAAAATTTTTAAAGAAAAATCCGAACTGGCAAAAATCGCAAGTGACTCCCGTTGTTGCTGATTCAAACTATCTAAAAAAATGGACTGCGGACTTAGCTTTTCCTCCAGGAATTGCAAAATACCCGGTGGTGCATGTTTCATGGTTTGCTGCAAGAGCCTACTGCAAAAGCCAAGGGGGTCGGCTTCCAACGATCCTAGAGTGGGAATACTTCAGTGATTCACAAAATCCTGCGCATGAAGCAGAGACGTTAAAGTGGTACGCTAAAGGCCAGGAACAGATGAGAGTGGTTGGGAAATCTAAACCCAACAAATATGGTCTGCACGATACAAGCGGACTTATTTGGGAATGGGTTGATGACTTTTCCAGCGCTATTATGTCCAGTGATTCCCGCGAAGGCACAAAACGCGATATGTTTTGCGGTGGTGCCTCGGTCGGTTCAAAAAATCCAAAACTCTATGCGGCTTTTATGCGCTATGCTTTACGCTCTAGCCTGAAAGCAAATTACAATACATCTTCATTAGGATTTCGCTGTGTGAAAGATGTAAAGGAGACTCAATGA
- a CDS encoding SCO family protein → MKKVILLMMYISLPLWAHEEHQHHHQDHDEMESAKAQTGMSLYQFDSKWIDKNGKEFELKSLKGEPRIVSMLYTRCLTACPLLVNEVSEVIKKLPEAKKNISVTLFSFDSEKETPETMKDFLKKRNLPENWQVFKSDSSTVAELAAALGVRYKKLKSGEYIHSNAIYLLNEKGEVIAQKEGLNTSNAEFVKAITKTR, encoded by the coding sequence ATGAAAAAGGTGATTTTACTTATGATGTATATCTCGTTGCCTTTATGGGCCCATGAAGAGCACCAACATCATCATCAAGACCATGATGAGATGGAAAGCGCAAAAGCGCAAACTGGTATGTCCTTATATCAATTCGATAGTAAGTGGATTGATAAGAACGGCAAAGAATTTGAACTTAAAAGCTTAAAAGGGGAGCCGCGCATTGTCTCCATGCTTTACACTCGCTGCTTGACAGCCTGTCCGTTACTTGTAAACGAAGTATCGGAAGTTATTAAAAAACTGCCTGAGGCTAAGAAGAATATCTCTGTAACTCTATTTTCTTTTGATTCAGAAAAAGAAACGCCAGAGACCATGAAGGATTTTTTAAAGAAAAGAAATTTGCCTGAAAATTGGCAAGTGTTTAAGTCTGACAGTTCGACCGTTGCAGAGCTGGCTGCGGCTTTAGGTGTTCGTTACAAGAAGCTTAAAAGCGGCGAATACATACACTCAAACGCTATTTACTTGCTAAACGAAAAAGGCGAAGTGATTGCGCAAAAAGAAGGGCTTAATACTTCCAACGCGGAATTTGTAAAAGCTATTACGAAAACTAGGTAA
- a CDS encoding bacteriohemerythrin gives MAESFFKWDQEKLTTHVDAMDNEHKKLIDIMNKLYDRNAAKAPKAELSAIIKELAMWTVTHFEHEEKFFDTLDYSQAKTHKTIHKDLVERLKGHQAEFEKTGQLGPAFFQFLKTWLTAHIMGIDLKYGVIAAKKAG, from the coding sequence GTGGCTGAATCATTTTTTAAGTGGGATCAAGAAAAACTCACGACTCATGTCGATGCAATGGATAACGAACATAAGAAGCTTATCGACATCATGAATAAGCTTTACGACCGAAATGCTGCCAAAGCCCCAAAGGCAGAGCTGTCGGCAATCATTAAGGAACTTGCGATGTGGACCGTGACTCATTTTGAACACGAAGAAAAATTTTTTGATACTTTAGATTATTCCCAAGCAAAAACTCATAAGACAATTCATAAGGATTTAGTGGAGCGTTTAAAAGGGCACCAAGCAGAATTTGAAAAAACCGGACAGCTAGGACCCGCGTTTTTTCAATTCTTAAAGACGTGGCTGACAGCCCATATTATGGGGATTGATCTTAAATATGGCGTTATCGCGGCTAAGAAAGCGGGATAG
- a CDS encoding transglycosylase SLT domain-containing protein, translated as MKLLILLVTSLLIGCTENVSEEAEYTFASVPPTSTEPMWESQHPDGDDWTTHVHQQLSVIGTNLLSVVPADYPAFCPKYKSLSTSDKKIFWTFLMAQMVRYESNFDPDEYYTESFTDSNGDKIVSRGLLMLSFESANAYGCNFQTQNELHDPEKNLSCGIRILDRWLSRDKRIAGKIDGQWRGGARYWSVLRSSSDKYLKIVNATRAISICNTNSN; from the coding sequence ATGAAATTACTTATTCTTTTAGTGACGAGCTTGCTTATTGGTTGTACCGAGAATGTATCTGAAGAGGCCGAGTACACTTTTGCTTCAGTGCCGCCAACTTCAACAGAGCCCATGTGGGAAAGTCAACATCCTGATGGGGATGATTGGACAACCCACGTTCATCAACAATTAAGTGTGATTGGAACAAATCTTTTATCAGTCGTGCCTGCGGACTATCCGGCGTTTTGCCCGAAATACAAGTCGCTTTCAACAAGTGATAAAAAAATATTTTGGACTTTTTTGATGGCCCAGATGGTTCGTTATGAAAGTAATTTCGATCCTGATGAGTACTATACAGAATCTTTTACTGACAGTAATGGCGATAAAATAGTTAGCAGGGGACTTTTGATGCTTTCGTTTGAAAGTGCGAATGCCTATGGATGTAATTTTCAAACTCAAAATGAATTGCACGATCCTGAAAAAAACTTGAGTTGCGGAATTCGAATCTTAGACCGTTGGCTTTCTAGAGATAAAAGAATTGCGGGTAAGATCGACGGCCAGTGGCGCGGCGGTGCCCGTTATTGGTCTGTTCTTCGTAGCAGCAGTGATAAGTATTTAAAAATCGTGAATGCCACCAGAGCTATCTCGATCTGTAATACCAACTCCAATTAG